One genomic window of Panicum hallii strain FIL2 chromosome 6, PHallii_v3.1, whole genome shotgun sequence includes the following:
- the LOC112897806 gene encoding transcription factor HEC2-like, with protein sequence MDFDMLNSHPEAQLELMNAMLQLEQLTAFPDHHGAMMMVPSTPPSPPCMQQQQQQAHHHLSSSVPHHMSAGGANGRTTYHDHHQYSSAVTSSHASCNGSARSEYAAQDYPGYGGAGAGEGNGGGDGATAVGSSAMREMIFRVAALQPVNIDPEMVRPPKRRNVRISTDPQSVAARMRRERISERIRILQRLVPGGTKMDTASMLDEAIHYVKFLKTQVQSLERAAAASGRRPADDGGGAPYPDRISGQW encoded by the coding sequence ATGGACTTCGACATGCTGAATTCCCACCCGGAGGCGCAGCTGGAGCTGATGAACGCAATGCTCCAGCTGGAGCAGCTCACGGCGTTCCCTGACCACCACGGCGCCATGATGATGGTGCCCTCGACTCCCCCGTCGCCGCCAtgcatgcagcagcagcagcagcaagctcatcACCACCTCTCCTCCTCGGTGCCTCATCACATGTCCGCGGGCGGCGCCAACGGCCGCACCACCTACCACGACCACCACCAGTACTCCTCCGCTGTCACGTCGTCCCACGCGTCGTGCAACGGCAGCGCCCGCTCGGAGTACGCGGCGCAGGACTACCCTGGctacggcggcgccggcgccggcgagggcaacggcggcggggacggggccACCGCCGTGGGGTCGTCGGCGATGCGGGAGATGATCTTCCGCGTGGCGGCGCTGCAGCCGGTGAACATCGACCCGGAGATGGTGCGCCCCCCGAAGCGGCGCAACGTGCGCATCTCCACTGACCCGCAGAGCGTGGCGGCGCGGATGCGGCGGGAGCGCATCAGCGAGCGCATCCGCATCCTGCAGCGGCTCGTCCCGGGCGGCACCAAGATGGACACCGCGTCCATGCTGGACGAGGCCATCCACTACGTCAAGTTCCTCAAGACGCAGGTGCAGTCCCtcgagcgcgccgccgccgccagcggccgccgcccggcggacgacggcggcggcgcgccctACCCTGACCGCATCAGCGGCCAGTGGTAG